One part of the Thermoanaerobaculales bacterium genome encodes these proteins:
- a CDS encoding matrixin family metalloprotease — MRMLWLVAVAFAALMPVAEASDFVLARPRPDLEQAKYLGAGVGFARWTPPTIRWYYNPARASAPFDDVAATIGLIEGAMAEWEGVAGVRFQFQGLTTHSPTDWDDGVTVIGWNPGGHGSYGGGVADAPWEVYLSLGYWPMFEGFVAIDATFCPPSWTGAEREFIFRNLMVHELGHMLCVGHSDNPDSVMFAGPYNSLQSVRPDDIAVAQALYGPPRELRLPDPLAIPPADPNVIVNGTYFAVGTGWDNLTTITEIDDATPDELLFVWWSATNLPFGEMRHYLVDPSGFPQRLLVGENHWTSMASGTSLQEIAIVKTLPGTWQFVLTIEDATIVTFPIPVNTTAEWDRAPAGSLAVTPWSGLAQHTATIAMTATDPEGDLVTAVWHVPGQEEWSEPAAGTTSHTVTVNEPGVYDVFIELYDDWERYPLAGEGFRTLLHAQIWAYEPMPDPRRPGGRLP; from the coding sequence ATGCGCATGCTGTGGCTCGTCGCGGTCGCGTTCGCGGCGCTGATGCCGGTCGCCGAGGCGTCCGACTTCGTGCTGGCGCGGCCGCGCCCCGACCTCGAGCAGGCCAAGTACCTCGGCGCGGGGGTGGGGTTCGCCCGCTGGACGCCGCCCACCATCCGCTGGTACTACAACCCGGCCCGCGCCTCGGCGCCGTTTGACGACGTCGCCGCCACGATCGGGCTCATCGAGGGGGCGATGGCCGAGTGGGAGGGGGTCGCCGGGGTCCGCTTCCAGTTCCAGGGGCTGACCACCCACTCGCCAACCGACTGGGACGACGGCGTCACGGTCATCGGCTGGAACCCGGGCGGCCACGGCAGCTACGGCGGCGGCGTGGCGGACGCCCCGTGGGAGGTCTACCTCTCGCTCGGCTACTGGCCGATGTTCGAGGGCTTCGTCGCCATCGACGCCACCTTCTGCCCGCCTTCGTGGACGGGGGCCGAGCGCGAGTTCATCTTCCGGAACCTGATGGTCCACGAGCTCGGCCACATGCTGTGCGTGGGGCACTCCGACAACCCCGACTCGGTGATGTTCGCCGGGCCGTACAACAGCCTGCAGTCGGTGCGGCCGGATGACATCGCCGTGGCGCAGGCGCTCTACGGCCCGCCGCGGGAGCTGCGGCTGCCGGACCCGCTCGCGATCCCGCCGGCCGATCCCAATGTCATCGTCAACGGCACCTACTTCGCGGTCGGCACCGGCTGGGACAACCTGACGACCATCACCGAGATCGACGACGCCACGCCCGACGAGCTGCTGTTCGTGTGGTGGTCGGCCACCAACCTCCCGTTCGGCGAGATGCGGCACTACCTGGTCGACCCCTCCGGCTTCCCGCAGCGCCTGCTGGTGGGCGAGAATCACTGGACGAGCATGGCCTCGGGCACCAGCCTCCAGGAGATCGCGATCGTCAAGACCCTGCCCGGGACCTGGCAGTTCGTCCTGACCATCGAGGATGCGACCATCGTCACCTTCCCGATCCCGGTCAACACGACGGCCGAGTGGGACCGGGCCCCGGCCGGCTCGCTCGCCGTGACGCCGTGGTCGGGGCTGGCGCAGCACACGGCCACCATCGCGATGACCGCGACCGACCCAGAGGGCGACCTCGTGACCGCGGTCTGGCACGTGCCCGGACAGGAGGAGTGGAGCGAGCCGGCCGCCGGCACCACCAGCCACACCGTGACCGTGAACGAGCCCGGCGTCTACGACGTGTTCATCGAGCTCTACGACGACTGGGAGCGCTACCCGCTCGCCGGCGAGGGCTTCCGGACGCTGCTGCACGCGCAGATCTGGGCCTATGAGCCGATGCCGGATCCGCGGCGGCCCGGCGGCCGGCTGCCCTGA
- a CDS encoding transporter, giving the protein MNDASSTVSAPGAARTSHCPTLLPLTLCAAIVLVGAAAATAAETDGRTARGIYMDACASCHGADGRGLSKSRVGFDDPLPDFTECNFATREPVSDWIAVAHQGGPVRGFSHVMPSFGAALGEDEIALAVAHIRTFCPDGAWPRGELNFPRPIVTEKAFPEDEAVLTAVVPTEGEADAVDMEIVYEHRFGARNQFELVVPFGWAERVSTGPGEDGGDWTSGVGDIALGVKRAVWHSLEKGAIVAVTAEVVLPTGDEDAGFGKGTAIFEPFVSYGQALPAELFLHAQAGLELPADTDRAEEEAFLRAAIGRKFTAGRWGRAFSPMIEILGARELAGGAATHWDIAPQLQVTLNTRQHISAAFGVRAPLNDTSTRDTQLMAYLLWEWFDGNLFEGW; this is encoded by the coding sequence GTGAACGACGCCAGCAGCACCGTCTCTGCACCTGGTGCGGCCCGCACTTCCCACTGCCCGACCTTGCTCCCGCTCACGCTGTGCGCCGCCATCGTGCTCGTTGGCGCGGCTGCCGCCACGGCCGCCGAAACCGACGGACGCACCGCCCGCGGGATCTACATGGACGCCTGCGCGTCGTGCCACGGCGCCGACGGCCGTGGCCTGTCGAAGAGCCGGGTCGGCTTCGACGACCCGCTCCCCGACTTCACGGAATGCAACTTCGCGACCCGCGAGCCCGTTTCGGACTGGATCGCGGTCGCGCACCAGGGCGGTCCGGTGCGCGGGTTCTCCCATGTGATGCCGTCGTTCGGCGCCGCCCTCGGCGAGGATGAGATCGCGCTGGCAGTTGCCCACATCCGGACCTTCTGCCCGGACGGCGCCTGGCCTCGGGGCGAGCTCAACTTCCCGCGCCCGATCGTCACCGAGAAGGCGTTCCCCGAGGACGAGGCGGTGCTGACCGCCGTCGTCCCGACCGAGGGCGAGGCCGACGCCGTCGACATGGAGATCGTCTACGAGCACCGCTTCGGCGCCCGCAACCAGTTCGAGCTGGTGGTGCCGTTCGGCTGGGCGGAGCGGGTCTCGACGGGCCCGGGCGAGGACGGCGGCGACTGGACCTCCGGCGTCGGCGACATCGCTCTCGGCGTGAAGCGGGCGGTCTGGCACAGCCTCGAGAAGGGGGCGATCGTCGCCGTCACGGCGGAGGTCGTCCTCCCGACCGGGGACGAGGACGCGGGGTTCGGCAAGGGAACGGCGATCTTCGAGCCGTTCGTCTCCTACGGCCAGGCGCTGCCGGCAGAGCTGTTCCTGCACGCGCAGGCCGGGCTCGAGCTGCCGGCGGACACGGACCGCGCGGAGGAGGAGGCGTTCCTGCGCGCCGCCATCGGCCGGAAGTTCACCGCCGGCAGATGGGGACGTGCCTTCTCCCCCATGATCGAGATCCTCGGTGCCCGCGAGCTGGCCGGCGGCGCGGCGACCCACTGGGACATCGCCCCCCAGCTCCAGGTGACGCTCAACACGCGCCAGCACATCAGCGCGGCGTTCGGCGTCCGGGCCCCGCTGAACGACACGTCAACCAGGGACACGCAGCTCATGGCCTACCTGCTGTGGGAGTGGTTCGACGGCAACCTGTTCGAGGGATGGTGA
- a CDS encoding DUF4388 domain-containing protein, with translation MAANEHIFRGELAEVALPQILATIHRHRVPGVVECARRGDRKQIYFLDGDVIFATSSDREESLGEYLMMKGRISRGQLDVASREVGRFPGRRLGAILVQMGFLGAHEVAIAIREQVQQIVWGLFNWNHGSVEFRAGRLSEHEGQQVAISTPRVIMGGCKRIVDAKLVTARLGGRNAVPQRREWPEHLSGFQLERGERALLDLVDGRKSLYQLCDEGPLSPGINARVLYALTELGVLGRGEEPRSGHIRIQVKSPPGSPS, from the coding sequence ATGGCGGCCAACGAGCACATCTTCCGCGGTGAGCTGGCGGAGGTCGCCCTGCCGCAGATCCTGGCGACGATCCATCGCCACCGCGTGCCGGGAGTGGTCGAGTGCGCGCGCCGCGGCGACCGCAAGCAGATCTATTTCCTCGACGGCGACGTGATCTTCGCCACCTCCTCCGACCGCGAGGAGTCGCTCGGCGAGTACCTGATGATGAAGGGCCGCATCTCGAGGGGCCAGCTCGACGTCGCCTCCCGCGAGGTCGGGCGGTTTCCGGGTCGGCGGCTGGGCGCCATCCTGGTCCAGATGGGATTCCTCGGTGCTCACGAGGTCGCGATCGCGATCCGCGAGCAGGTGCAGCAGATCGTCTGGGGGCTCTTCAACTGGAACCACGGGTCGGTGGAGTTCCGGGCCGGGCGCCTGAGCGAGCACGAGGGACAGCAGGTCGCGATCTCGACGCCGCGGGTGATCATGGGCGGCTGCAAGCGCATCGTCGACGCCAAGCTGGTGACGGCCCGGCTCGGCGGGCGCAACGCCGTCCCCCAGCGGCGGGAATGGCCGGAGCACCTGTCGGGATTCCAGCTCGAGCGGGGAGAGCGGGCCCTGCTCGACCTGGTCGACGGGCGCAAGTCCCTCTACCAGCTGTGCGACGAGGGACCCTTGAGCCCGGGCATCAACGCCCGCGTCCTGTATGCGCTGACCGAGCTCGGGGTGCTCGGCCGCGGCGAGGAGCCGCGCTCCGGGCACATCCGGATCCAGGTCAAGAGCCCGCCCGGCTCGCCGTCATGA
- a CDS encoding anion transporter, producing the protein MDPVVILVFAVVYLAMVLGHLPGLAIDRTGAALLGAIVLVAARRISPHDAVAAIDVPTMALLFGLMVVSAQLRLGGFYSEIARRVAAAPVGPARLLAGVIAVAAGLSAVLANDVVCLAVTPVLAVGCLRRGLRPEPYLLALACAANVGSAATLIGNPQNMLIGQRLGLGFASYLADALPPAIAGCAATWAIIALLYRGRWRCPPAELEAGAPAFNRWQSGKGLAVVAVVVVIFLVAPVPREVVALAAAGVLLTSRRMHSRDMLGLVDWQLLVLFSGLFIVQLGLESSGVLARWMADAAAAGVDLGQPGWLFASAVVLSNLVSNVPAVMLLLPAAHHPQAGPLLALASTLAGNLLLVGSIANLIVVEQAARLGIAIGWRQHARVGVPVTMATLAIAAAWLALRAS; encoded by the coding sequence GTGGATCCGGTGGTGATCCTGGTCTTCGCGGTCGTCTACCTGGCGATGGTGCTCGGGCACCTGCCCGGCCTCGCCATCGACCGCACCGGCGCCGCCCTGCTGGGCGCGATCGTGCTGGTGGCGGCGCGCCGGATCAGCCCGCACGACGCGGTGGCCGCGATCGACGTGCCCACGATGGCCCTGCTGTTCGGGCTGATGGTGGTGTCGGCGCAGCTGCGGCTGGGCGGCTTCTACTCGGAGATCGCGCGGCGGGTGGCGGCGGCGCCGGTGGGCCCGGCCCGTCTGCTGGCCGGGGTGATCGCGGTGGCGGCGGGGCTGTCGGCGGTGCTCGCCAACGACGTGGTGTGCCTGGCCGTGACGCCGGTGCTGGCGGTCGGCTGCCTGCGCCGCGGCCTGCGGCCCGAGCCCTACCTGCTGGCGCTGGCCTGCGCCGCCAACGTCGGCTCTGCCGCCACCCTGATCGGCAATCCCCAGAACATGCTGATCGGGCAGCGGCTCGGGCTCGGCTTCGCGAGCTACCTGGCCGACGCGCTGCCGCCGGCCATCGCCGGCTGCGCCGCCACCTGGGCCATCATCGCGCTGCTCTACCGGGGCCGCTGGCGCTGCCCGCCGGCCGAGCTCGAGGCCGGGGCGCCTGCGTTCAACCGCTGGCAGAGCGGCAAGGGCCTGGCGGTGGTCGCGGTGGTGGTGGTGATCTTCCTGGTCGCCCCGGTGCCGCGCGAGGTGGTGGCGCTGGCGGCCGCGGGCGTGCTGCTGACGAGCCGGCGCATGCACTCGCGCGACATGCTCGGCCTCGTCGACTGGCAGCTGTTGGTGCTCTTCAGCGGCCTGTTCATCGTGCAGCTCGGCCTGGAGTCGAGCGGGGTGCTGGCACGGTGGATGGCCGACGCCGCGGCCGCGGGCGTCGATCTCGGTCAGCCGGGATGGCTGTTCGCATCGGCGGTGGTGCTGTCCAACCTGGTCTCCAACGTCCCGGCAGTGATGCTGCTGCTCCCGGCGGCCCACCACCCGCAGGCGGGGCCGCTGCTCGCGCTCGCCTCCACGTTGGCCGGCAACCTGCTCCTGGTGGGCAGCATCGCCAACCTGATCGTGGTCGAGCAGGCCGCGAGGCTGGGGATCGCGATCGGCTGGAGGCAGCACGCGCGGGTCGGAGTGCCGGTGACCATGGCCACCCTCGCGATCGCCGCCGCCTGGCTCGCCCTGCGCGCCTCGTAG
- a CDS encoding protein kinase, giving the protein MIGSKLAHYEIRERLGRGGMGEVFRAFDTRLEREVAVKLIPPEVASDPERIARFEREARALAALQHQNIATIYGFEQAAGCRFLVMELVDGESLAERIARGPIATEEIPAIAVQIIDGLAAAHAKAIIHRDLKPANLMVTREGRVKVLDFGLATVAAAAADRGSDDDATATLASQLTEIGTAVGTIAYMSPEQALGRPVDARSDLFSFGAVLFEMATGRRAFIGPTPAAVLDSLLRGDPARLEPGAAPLPPEIAAIIERLLQRDPERRYSGAASLRADLEAITRARQPALRQPSGSVAVLPFANLSPDPENQYFADGMADEIIGALSKIEALRVASRTSSFAFKDRREDVREIARALNVATVLEGSVRRSGRRLRVAVQLVTAQDGFQLWSSRFDRDLEDVFAVQDEIAASIADALRVVLTPEERQAIQRVPTANLAAYDLYLRGRAELRKLTEESIVQAQHLFRRATELDPGFTPAWLGLTEAAMWSYQWFDRSARNVAVVVEASERALAIAPELAEAHAARGMAAWLQGDAAAAVEAFETAQGIDPKLWEAPFFLARVHVTQGRLEDAVRCFWRAAEIRPEDYQAAGILTGLLRSLGRREEARKAARLGIEIIERHLRLDPADARAYYLGAGCHSELGNRELALGWARKALEISPRDGAVLYNVACDFLHEGLVEEALELLERAAATGWGNRAWLEHDPDMDPIRDHPRFRALLDRMGSPADS; this is encoded by the coding sequence ATGATCGGAAGCAAGCTCGCCCACTACGAGATCCGCGAGCGGCTCGGCCGCGGCGGCATGGGCGAGGTGTTTCGGGCCTTCGACACCCGGCTCGAGCGCGAGGTGGCGGTCAAGCTGATCCCGCCGGAGGTGGCGTCCGACCCGGAGCGGATCGCCCGCTTCGAGCGCGAGGCCCGCGCCCTGGCTGCGCTCCAGCACCAGAACATCGCGACGATCTACGGCTTCGAGCAGGCCGCCGGCTGCCGCTTCCTGGTGATGGAGCTCGTCGACGGCGAGAGCCTGGCCGAGCGGATCGCGCGCGGCCCGATCGCGACCGAGGAGATCCCGGCGATCGCCGTCCAGATCATCGACGGCCTGGCGGCCGCCCACGCCAAGGCCATCATCCACCGCGACCTCAAGCCCGCCAACCTGATGGTCACGCGCGAGGGGCGGGTCAAGGTCCTCGACTTCGGGCTGGCCACCGTGGCCGCGGCGGCCGCGGACCGCGGCAGCGACGACGACGCGACCGCAACCCTCGCTTCCCAGCTCACCGAGATCGGCACCGCGGTCGGCACCATCGCCTACATGTCGCCGGAGCAGGCGCTCGGCCGGCCGGTCGACGCCCGCTCGGACCTGTTCTCGTTCGGGGCCGTGCTGTTCGAGATGGCGACCGGCCGGCGCGCCTTCATCGGGCCGACCCCGGCCGCGGTCCTCGACTCCCTGCTGCGCGGCGACCCGGCACGGCTCGAGCCCGGCGCCGCGCCGCTGCCGCCGGAGATCGCCGCGATCATTGAACGGCTGCTGCAGCGCGATCCGGAGCGGCGCTACAGCGGCGCGGCCAGCCTGCGAGCCGACCTGGAGGCGATCACGCGCGCCCGGCAGCCGGCGCTGCGGCAGCCTTCGGGCTCGGTCGCGGTGCTGCCGTTCGCCAACCTGAGCCCCGATCCGGAGAACCAGTACTTCGCCGACGGCATGGCCGACGAGATCATCGGCGCGCTCAGCAAGATCGAGGCGCTGCGGGTGGCGTCACGGACCTCGTCGTTCGCCTTCAAGGACCGCCGCGAGGACGTGCGCGAGATCGCCCGCGCCCTCAACGTGGCGACAGTCCTCGAGGGGAGCGTCCGCAGATCGGGGCGGCGCCTGCGGGTCGCGGTGCAGCTGGTCACCGCCCAGGACGGGTTCCAGCTCTGGTCGAGCCGCTTCGACCGCGACCTCGAGGACGTGTTCGCGGTCCAGGACGAGATCGCGGCGTCCATCGCCGACGCCCTGCGGGTGGTGCTCACCCCCGAGGAGCGGCAGGCGATCCAGCGAGTGCCGACCGCGAACCTCGCGGCCTACGACCTCTACCTGCGCGGGCGGGCGGAGCTGCGCAAGCTGACCGAGGAGAGCATCGTCCAGGCGCAGCACCTGTTCCGGCGCGCAACCGAGCTCGACCCCGGCTTCACCCCGGCCTGGCTCGGCCTCACCGAGGCGGCGATGTGGTCCTACCAGTGGTTCGACCGCAGCGCGAGGAACGTGGCGGTCGTGGTCGAGGCGAGCGAGCGCGCGCTCGCGATCGCGCCGGAGCTGGCCGAGGCGCATGCGGCGCGCGGGATGGCCGCCTGGCTGCAGGGCGACGCCGCGGCCGCAGTCGAGGCCTTCGAGACCGCGCAGGGGATCGACCCCAAGCTGTGGGAGGCGCCCTTCTTCCTGGCCCGGGTGCACGTCACGCAGGGCCGGCTCGAGGATGCGGTCCGCTGCTTCTGGCGGGCCGCCGAGATCCGGCCCGAGGACTACCAGGCGGCCGGCATCTTGACCGGGCTCCTGCGCAGCCTCGGCCGCCGGGAGGAGGCCAGGAAGGCGGCCCGCCTAGGCATCGAGATCATAGAGCGCCACCTCCGCCTGGACCCAGCCGACGCGCGCGCCTACTACCTCGGCGCGGGCTGCCACTCCGAGCTCGGCAACCGGGAGCTCGCGCTCGGCTGGGCGCGCAAGGCACTGGAGATCTCGCCCCGCGACGGAGCCGTGCTCTACAACGTGGCGTGCGACTTCCTCCACGAAGGCCTGGTCGAGGAGGCGCTCGAGCTGCTCGAGCGGGCGGCGGCCACCGGTTGGGGCAATCGGGCCTGGCTGGAGCACGACCCGGACATGGACCCGATCCGGGATCACCCGCGCTTCCGGGCACTGCTCGATCGGATGGGCAGCCCGGCCGACAGCTGA
- a CDS encoding c-type cytochrome, translating into MKVLRRLWPVALAMPVLAVVWAADARESEVQVGRALAANCFQCHGTDGHAVKGMPSIAGKDAPSMYHKMLEYKQRTDVKSIMVPIAHAYTDQELWELALYIASIPEHPDESVPSHGGDAAELDDASAGSAETEGEK; encoded by the coding sequence ATGAAGGTCCTGCGTCGATTGTGGCCAGTCGCCCTGGCCATGCCAGTGCTCGCCGTTGTGTGGGCGGCGGACGCGAGGGAGAGCGAGGTGCAAGTGGGCCGTGCTCTCGCCGCCAACTGCTTCCAGTGCCACGGCACTGACGGCCACGCCGTCAAGGGCATGCCGAGCATCGCGGGCAAGGACGCGCCGTCGATGTACCACAAGATGCTGGAGTACAAGCAGCGCACCGACGTCAAGAGCATCATGGTGCCGATCGCCCACGCCTACACCGACCAGGAGCTGTGGGAGCTGGCCCTCTACATCGCCAGCATTCCCGAGCATCCGGACGAGAGCGTCCCCAGCCACGGCGGCGATGCGGCCGAGCTCGACGACGCTTCCGCGGGGAGCGCTGAAACGGAGGGTGAGAAATGA
- a CDS encoding FAD/NAD(P)-binding oxidoreductase gives MNPYTRRDFLKVAGASASVMLLPVSLRAQMASGRVVIIGGGFGGGTTAKYLKLWSPGVDVTLVEPESAFHSCVMSNLYYPGRIELDFLRTPYDGLVHRGVDLVRDRALEVDTVAHTVTLAGGRRLTYDKLVVAPGIDFLYPPGLEDPDAQARVPHAWKNVAEQAPRLRSMLRAMPNGGTFVLAVPPLPYRCPPGPYERACMVASYLRRSKPRSKVVVLDANPDIVAKPDIFHHAFDVTHRGFVEYHPSAPVLSVDADSLTVTTPLGPFQASVLNVIPAQRAGQIAFDAGLVNVNDRWAGVDAQTFSSTAAPDVFIVGDANGSSVGKSGHFANSEGKLVAAAIGAQLAGEPENASPMLGNVCYSAITLESASWFTNHLIYRGGNMVPVPASVAEGPPSGGNFERMFAWGRNLWADSLI, from the coding sequence ATGAACCCGTACACGCGTCGTGATTTCCTGAAGGTCGCCGGTGCCTCGGCATCGGTCATGCTGCTGCCGGTGAGCCTGCGGGCGCAAATGGCCTCCGGCCGGGTGGTGATCATCGGCGGCGGCTTCGGCGGCGGGACGACCGCCAAGTACCTGAAGCTGTGGAGCCCAGGCGTCGACGTGACCCTGGTCGAGCCCGAGTCGGCGTTCCACTCCTGCGTGATGAGCAACCTCTACTACCCTGGGCGGATCGAGCTCGACTTCCTGAGAACGCCATACGACGGGCTGGTCCACCGCGGGGTCGACCTGGTGCGGGACCGCGCTCTTGAGGTCGACACGGTCGCCCACACCGTGACGCTGGCCGGCGGCAGGAGGCTCACCTACGACAAGCTCGTCGTCGCCCCCGGGATCGACTTCCTGTACCCGCCCGGGCTCGAGGACCCCGACGCCCAGGCGAGGGTTCCCCATGCCTGGAAGAACGTCGCCGAGCAGGCGCCGCGCCTTCGATCGATGCTGCGGGCGATGCCGAACGGCGGCACCTTCGTGCTGGCCGTGCCGCCGCTTCCCTATCGCTGCCCGCCCGGGCCCTACGAGCGCGCCTGCATGGTCGCCTCGTACCTCCGGCGCTCGAAGCCGCGCTCGAAGGTCGTCGTGCTCGACGCGAACCCCGACATCGTGGCCAAGCCCGACATCTTCCACCACGCCTTCGACGTGACCCATCGTGGATTCGTCGAGTACCATCCCAGCGCCCCCGTGCTCTCGGTGGACGCCGACTCGCTGACCGTCACCACTCCGCTCGGGCCGTTCCAGGCCAGCGTGCTCAACGTGATCCCGGCGCAGCGGGCCGGCCAGATCGCCTTCGACGCGGGCCTCGTCAACGTCAACGATCGCTGGGCCGGTGTCGATGCGCAGACCTTCTCCTCGACAGCTGCGCCCGACGTCTTCATCGTCGGCGACGCCAACGGCAGCAGCGTCGGCAAGTCGGGCCACTTCGCCAACTCCGAGGGCAAGCTGGTCGCGGCGGCGATCGGCGCCCAGCTCGCGGGCGAGCCCGAGAACGCATCGCCGATGCTGGGCAACGTCTGCTACAGCGCGATCACGCTCGAGTCGGCCTCGTGGTTCACCAACCACCTGATCTACCGCGGCGGCAACATGGTGCCGGTCCCTGCCTCGGTCGCAGAGGGGCCGCCCAGCGGCGGCAACTTCGAGCGGATGTTCGCGTGGGGGCGCAACCTGTGGGCGGACTCGCTCATCTGA
- a CDS encoding transglycosylase domain-containing protein — MGRASTAGRGCSARASEVAAEWPPARSRARWAGRALLLAAILLPIPSPAASLEEDLGRNDTRVLSAPVAVPAGRTVAELALDERLERLGYRRVHERPARPGEYFHGNDRYWIFRRPCRALGRDHQAELIGLALDRSSGRILGRFREGQPPAPLEGDDEAWLEPELLAESLAGDRAQRVLVELSEIPERVWRPVLAAEDARFFSHGGVDLRATARAAVRNILARRVVEGGSTITQQLIKSRDMSARRTIGRKASEALRARALEKEYGKQEILQAYLNTVYMGNVRGVAVHGLGTAARAYFSRRAEELSLAEAAALAAMIQGPNRLSPLDDADALRARRDWVLSRMEELGWATAAEVRQARAAAVIARPSPVRTRAPVHLLAWVKDEVEGAAPGKSEQGRGFLVETTVDPYLQELAERAVERRLADLRREYPRLRRSSLSAAVVALDARTGAVLAAVGGHPDDPPASFDRVRSAKRQPGSVVKPFIALEAIDDCGGRDPLTASSRIADEPLSIPLPKGPWEPRNFDDRFLGTVLLREALAESRNVPTVRIARWCGFDAIADLFGSVGLELPPDPPPSFVLGAMETTPLAVARAFTVFATPGAVLEPFPVARVSTAGGNSLERWRPRSTRVADPAAAYIVRDLLRSAVEEGTAVSGGIAGLDVAAKTGSSSDLRDAWFAGHAGSVVAVAWIGLDDGGRLGLTGAAAAGPLWRELMAGAVPARPPYTVARPDGVVERWVQERTGLLVRPGREGARPELYREGDLARRKRWWRPDAPMPVIE, encoded by the coding sequence ATGGGACGTGCGTCGACGGCGGGCCGCGGCTGCTCCGCGCGGGCCAGCGAGGTCGCGGCGGAATGGCCGCCGGCTCGATCGCGGGCCCGCTGGGCCGGCCGGGCGCTGCTGCTCGCCGCGATCCTCCTCCCCATCCCATCGCCGGCCGCCTCCCTGGAGGAGGATCTGGGCCGCAACGACACCCGGGTCCTGTCGGCGCCGGTCGCGGTGCCCGCGGGGCGAACCGTGGCGGAGCTCGCCCTCGACGAGCGGCTGGAGCGGCTCGGCTACCGCCGGGTACACGAGCGCCCGGCGCGGCCCGGTGAGTACTTCCACGGCAACGACCGCTACTGGATCTTCCGCCGCCCCTGCCGCGCCCTCGGCCGCGACCACCAGGCGGAGCTGATCGGCCTGGCCCTCGACCGCTCGAGCGGCCGCATCCTCGGCCGCTTCAGGGAAGGCCAGCCGCCGGCGCCGCTCGAGGGCGACGACGAGGCCTGGCTCGAGCCCGAGCTGCTCGCCGAGTCGCTGGCCGGCGACCGGGCGCAGCGGGTCCTCGTCGAGCTTTCCGAGATCCCGGAGCGGGTCTGGCGCCCGGTCCTCGCCGCCGAGGATGCCCGGTTCTTCTCGCACGGCGGGGTCGACCTGCGCGCCACCGCCCGCGCCGCCGTCCGCAACATCCTCGCCCGCCGGGTGGTCGAGGGCGGCAGCACCATCACCCAGCAGCTGATCAAGAGCCGCGACATGTCGGCCCGCCGCACCATTGGCCGCAAGGCCTCGGAGGCGCTGCGGGCACGCGCCCTGGAGAAGGAGTACGGCAAGCAGGAGATCCTCCAGGCCTACCTCAACACGGTGTACATGGGGAACGTGCGCGGGGTGGCGGTCCACGGGCTCGGCACCGCGGCGCGCGCCTACTTCTCGCGGCGTGCCGAGGAGCTGAGCCTGGCCGAGGCGGCGGCGCTGGCGGCGATGATCCAGGGGCCGAACCGGCTCTCCCCGCTCGACGACGCCGACGCCCTGCGGGCTCGCCGGGACTGGGTCCTCTCGCGGATGGAGGAGCTCGGCTGGGCGACCGCCGCGGAGGTCCGGCAGGCGCGCGCCGCGGCGGTCATCGCCCGCCCGTCGCCGGTGCGGACCCGCGCCCCGGTCCACCTCCTGGCCTGGGTCAAGGACGAGGTCGAGGGGGCGGCGCCGGGCAAGTCCGAGCAGGGACGCGGCTTCCTGGTCGAGACGACCGTCGATCCCTACCTCCAGGAGCTCGCGGAGCGGGCCGTGGAACGGCGCCTCGCCGACCTGCGCCGGGAGTACCCGCGGCTGCGCCGGAGCTCGCTTTCCGCCGCCGTGGTCGCGCTGGACGCCCGCACCGGGGCGGTGCTGGCCGCGGTCGGCGGCCACCCCGACGACCCGCCGGCCTCCTTCGACCGCGTCCGGTCGGCGAAACGGCAGCCCGGCTCGGTGGTCAAGCCGTTCATCGCCCTGGAGGCGATCGACGACTGCGGCGGCCGCGACCCGCTGACCGCCTCGAGCCGGATCGCCGACGAGCCGCTGTCGATCCCGCTGCCGAAGGGGCCCTGGGAGCCGCGCAACTTCGACGACCGGTTTCTGGGGACGGTGCTGCTCCGGGAGGCGCTGGCCGAGTCGCGCAACGTGCCGACGGTGCGGATCGCGCGCTGGTGCGGCTTCGACGCGATCGCCGATCTGTTCGGGAGCGTCGGCCTCGAGCTGCCACCGGATCCGCCGCCGTCGTTCGTGCTCGGGGCGATGGAGACGACCCCGCTCGCGGTGGCCCGCGCCTTCACCGTGTTCGCCACCCCGGGCGCGGTGCTGGAGCCGTTCCCGGTGGCGCGGGTCTCGACTGCCGGCGGCAACTCGCTGGAGCGCTGGCGGCCGCGCTCGACGAGGGTCGCGGACCCGGCCGCCGCGTACATCGTGCGCGACCTGCTGCGGAGCGCGGTCGAGGAGGGGACCGCGGTCAGCGGCGGCATCGCCGGGCTCGACGTGGCAGCCAAGACCGGCTCGAGCTCGGACCTGCGCGACGCCTGGTTCGCCGGCCACGCCGGCTCGGTGGTCGCCGTGGCCTGGATCGGCCTCGACGACGGCGGCCGGCTCGGCCTGACCGGCGCGGCGGCGGCAGGGCCGCTGTGGCGCGAGCTGATGGCCGGGGCGGTTCCGGCGCGACCGCCCTACACCGTGGCGCGGCCGGACGGCGTCGTCGAGCGCTGGGTCCAGGAGAGGACCGGCCTGCTGGTGCGGCCCGGCCGTGAAGGGGCGCGGCCGGAGCTGTACCGCGAGGGCGACCTGGCGCGGCGCAAGCGCTGGTGGCGGCCGGACGCCCCGATGCCGGTGATCGAGTAG